In Aedes albopictus strain Foshan chromosome 3, AalbF5, whole genome shotgun sequence, the following are encoded in one genomic region:
- the LOC109403729 gene encoding T-complex protein 1 subunit eta produces MQPQIVLLKEGTDTSQGKPQLISNINACQSIVDAVRTTLGPRGMDKLIVENNGKATISNDGATIMKLLDIVHPAAKTLVDIAKSQDAEVGDGTTSVVLLAGEFLKQLKPFVEEGVHPRIIIKAVRKTLSLCIARINELAFKIEKHDNEKHRALLEKCAATAMNSKLIHQQKDFFSKMVVDAVTTLDVLLPLNMIGIKKVTGGALEDSMLIDGVAFKKTFSYAGFEMQPKSYDNVKIALLNIELELKAERDNAEVRVDNVQEYQKVVDAEWQILYDKLEKIHKSGAQVVLSKLPIGDVATQYFADRDMFCAGRVQEEDLKRTLKACGGAVMTTVQDIDDKVLGTCAHFEERQVGGERFNIFQGCPNAKTCTLILRGGAEQFLEETERSLHDAIMIVRRTIRNDSVVAGGGAIEMELSKMLRDYSRTIAGKEQLLIGALAKALEIIPRQLCDNAGFDATNILNKLRQKHAQGCQWYGVDILKEHIADNFEAFVWEPSVIKINALTAACEACCMILSVDETIKSPKSGGGEMPQAPMGRGMGRPF; encoded by the exons ATG CAACCACAAATTGTTCTGTTGAAGGAAGGCACTGACACCTCTCAGGGAAAGCCTCAGCTGATATCCAACATCAACGCCTGCCAATCGATCGTAGATGCT GTTCGCACAACCCTCGGTCCCCGTGGAATGGATAAGCTGATTGTCGAGAACAATGGCAAGGCGACAATCTCCAACGATGGCGCTACTATTATGAAGCTCCTCGATATTGTGCACCCAGCGGCCAAAACATTGGTGGACATCGCCAAGTCCCAGGACGCCGAGGTAGGCGATGGCACCACCAGCGTTGTGTTGCTGGCCGGTGAGTTTCTCAAGCAGTTGAAGCCATTCGTCGAGGAGGGTGTTCATCCGAGGATCATCATCAAGGCAGTGCGAAAAACGCTGAGCTTGTGTATCGCCAGGATCAATGAGTTGGCCTTCAAGATCGAAAAGCACGACAACGAAAAGCACCGTGCCTTGCTGGAGAAGTGTGCCGCCACGGCAATGAATTCCAAGCTTATCCATCAGCAGAAAGATTTCTTCTCGAAAATGGTTGTCGACGCTGTGACCACGTTGGATGTTCTTCTGCCACTGAACATGATCGGTATCAAGAAAGTGACCGGTGGTGCCCTGGAAGACTCGATGCTAATCGACGGTGTAGCTTTCAAGAAGACCTTCTCATATGCTGGATTCGAAATGCAGCCGAAATCCTATGACAATGTGAAGATCGCTCTTCTGAACATCGAGCTTGAACTGAAGGCCGAGCGCGACAATGCCGAGGTTCGTGTGGACAACGTTCAGGAGTATCAAAAGGTCGTTGATGCTGAGTGGCAGATCCTTTACGACAAATTGGAGAAAATTCACAAATCTGGGGCGCAGGTCGTTCTCTCCAAATTGCCCATTGGTGATGTGGCTACTCAATACTTTGCTGATAGGGATATGTTCTGCGCTGGGCGCGTCCAAGAAGAGGATCTCAAACGGACACTGAAGGCATGTGGAGGAGCTGTAATGACCACCGTTCAGGACATCGACGACAAGGTTCTCGGAACGTGTGCTCACTTTGAAGAACGTCAAGTCGGTGGCGAGCGGTTCAACATCTTCCAAGGTTGCCCGAATGCTAAAACGTGTACCCTGATTCTGCGTGGCGGTGCTGAGCAGTTCTTGGAAGAGACCGAACGGTCTCTGCACGATGCAATCATGATCGTAAGGCGCACCATTCGTAATGATTCGGTCGTAGCCG GTGGCGGCGCCATTGAAATGGAGCTATCGAAAATGCTACGTGATTATTCGCGAACAATTGCCGGCAAGGAACAGCTGTTGATTGGTGCACTGGCTAAAGCTCTGGAGATCATTCCTCGTCAACTGTGCGATAATGCCGGTTTTGATGCTACCAATATTTTGAACAAACTACGACAGAAGCATGCTCAAG GTTGTCAATGGTATGGAGTGGACATTCTCAAAGAACACATTGCGGACAACTTTGAAGCATTCGTCTGGGAACCGTCTGTAATCAAAATCAACGCATTAACAGCTGCCTGCGAAGCTTGTTGCATGATCCTTTCGGTAGACGAAACCATCAAGAGTCCCAAATCCGGCGGCGGTGAAATGCCACAAGCTCCTATGGGGCGCGGCATGGGACGTCCTTTCTAA
- the LOC134290458 gene encoding uncharacterized protein LOC134290458 yields MSELRSCSGVSSCSSTQRVQDWLNRNVTPAIEIKDDIEHVEPDAATANSVNEVLCHAFKALQNRHVKDQPKDLPTFSGNIMDWPIFENEFKTSTAEFKLTDRENLRRLNNALQGKARKTVECLLSASENVGLIMRMLKSNFGRTEWVVANRLELLRNLDYVKEGNIESFRVFYNAVIGTAVALKNVNAEAYLMNPELISHLAEKLPAFSKQMWVRHKAFLMKQDTIVDFQEFSRWLEDEMENQLASMNPLFLNKKDRKDIPFARSKPPVLNVNTRTADQRGQCPLCSSNDHLSLVKCEQFVKLSVEQRRSAARSCKVCCVCLKQDHSRSDCRSNKSCSVCNKNHHELVHSDKEYRKSVRKFGKKEPEDICHVSGRNEKTLLRVGKVRIRSQGRVQDVFALFDEGSSISMIDTELADKMDLHGPVSPVTYRWTNGITHQDSRSMLLSF; encoded by the coding sequence ATGAGCGAGCTACGATCGTGCTCAGGCGTGTCAAGCTGTAGCTCTACGCAACGTGTACAGGACTGGTTGAACAGAAATGTGACTCCAGCAATCGAAATCAAAGACGACATTGAACATGTTGAGCCAGATGCAGCAACAGCAAACAGCGTGAACGAGGTTTTGTGTCACGCGTTCAAGGCACTTCAGAATCGACACGTCAAGGATCAACCCAAGGATCTACCAACGTTTTCTGGAAATATCATGGACTGGCCAATATTCGAAAACGAATTCAAGACGTCGACCGCCGAGTTCAAGCTGACGGATAGAGAAAATCTCAGAAGGCTGAACAACGCTCTGCAAGGGAAAGCTCGAAAAACTGTAGAGTGTTTGTTGTCTGCCTCCGAAAACGTTGGACTAATCATGCGGATGCTCAAATCGAATTTTGGACGTACTGAGTGGGTAGTGGCAAACAGACTGGAGTTGCTACGCAACCTTGACTACGTGAAGGAAGGTAATATCGAGTCTTTCCGAGTTTTCTATAACGCTGTCATTGGAACTGCGGTGGCGCTGAAAAATGTTAATGCGGAGGCGTACTTGATGAATCCTGAGCTGATATCGCATCTGGCAGAGAAGTTGCCCGCTTTTAGCAAGCAAATGTGGGTGCGGCATAAAGCGTTTTTGATGAAGCAAGATACCATCGtcgacttccaggaattttcgcgGTGGTTGGAGGATGAGATGGAGAATCAGTTGGCGAGTATGAACCCTCTCTTTCTCAACAAAAAAGATCGCAAGGATATACCGTTCGCGAGATCAAAGCCTCCTGTGCTGAACGTGAACACTCGTACTGCAGACCAGAGAGGACAGTGTCCTTTGTGCAGTTCGAATGACCATCTGAGCCTGGTGAAGTGTGAGCAGTTCGTCAAACTATCTGTGGAACAACGGCGGTCTGCTGCAAGATCCTGTAAGGTATGCTGTGTATGCTTGAAGCAGGACCATTCTCGTAGTGATTGCCGATCCAACAAATCCTGTTCAGTGTGCAATAAGAACCATCACGAGCTAGTGCATTCGGACAAGGAGTACAGGAAGTCAGTTCGCAAGTTCGGTAAGAAAGAACCTGAGGATATTTGCCATGTTAGCGGAAGGAACGAGAAAACTCTTCTGCGTGTTGGTAAAGTTAGGATCCGCAGTCAAGGTAGAGTTCAGGACGTGTTCGCCCTTTTTGATGAAGGATCTTCTATCTCGATGATCGACACGGAGCTAGCCGATAAAATGGATCTCCACGGACCGGTGTCTCCTGTAACATACCGCTGGACAAATGGAATAACCCACCAGGATTCGAGGTCGATGCTGTTATCTTTCTAA